The Streptomyces vinaceus genome contains the following window.
GATCGTTCCGCTCCCCTCCGTGCTGCGCCGCTGCACGGTCTCCGGCGCCGCGCTCGCCGACGGGGTGCTCCGCATCCGCTTCACGCCCGACCCGGACCTGTGGCCGCGCCGGGGCTGAACGGCGCGCGGGGCGGTACGCGGGCCTGAACCGCGTACCGCCGTTCGGGTACCGTCGAAGGTAGTACGTACCGCACGCCCAGCAGCTGCCGCAGGAGAGTCCGCCATGAGCGAGGCCACCGACCGTCCCACCGACGACGCCTGGGCCAAGGCCTGCGCCGAGGACCTCGCCGCGGAGCAGGAGCGCCGCCGGGCCCGCGAGGGCGCGGGCGACGCCGGCGGCGGAGCCGGTACCGGGACCGCCGCCGAAGAGCTGTTCAAACTGTTCGAGGCCGTCGCCGACAAGGTGTCCGCGCTGAACAACCCGCTGCTCGGCGCCGCCGCCCAGGGCGCCGTACGCCAGTTCGTCAATCAGGCGAAGGCCGCCGCCAAGCCCGTCGTCGAGCGCAACCCCGAGGTCTTCGACCACCTCGCGGCCGCCGGCTCCGAGCTGCTCGCCGCGTACCGCTCGGCCGTCGAGGGCCACGAGCGGCGCTGGACCCGCGACGAGCCCGCGCCCGGCACTCCCCCGGACCGTCCCTCCGGCGACCACACCGACCCGCGCGACGAGGGTGGCGGCGGTCCCACCCAGCGGATCGATCTCGACTGAGACCGCGCCGCCCTCGGGTACCGTTGGCCGTGGCGGGGTTTGACCGGAAACCGAGGGACTAATGGGACTCACCATCGGCGTCGACATCGGCGGCACGAAGATCGCGGCCGGCGTGGTCGACGAAGAGGGCACCATCCTTGAGACGTACAAGGTGCCCACCCCGCCGACCGCGGACGGCGTGACGGACGCGATCTGCGCCGCAGTGTCCGAAGTCAGCAGCAGCCACAGCATCGAGGCCGTCGGCATCGGCGCCGCCGGATACGTGGACGACAAGCGCGCGACCGTCCTCTTCGCACCGAACATCAACTGGCGCCACGAGCCGCTCAAGGACAAGGTGGAGCAGCGCATCGGCCTGCCGGTCGTCGTCGAGAACGACGCCAACTGCGCCGCCTGGGGCGAGTACCGCTTCGGCGCCGGCCAGGGCCACGAGGACGTCATCTGCATCACGCTCGGCACGGGCCTGGGCGGCGGCATCATCATCGGCAACAAGCTGCGCCGCGGACGCTTCGGCGTGGCCGCCGAGTTCGGGCACATCCGGGTGGTCCCGGACGGCCTGCTGTGCGGGTGCGGCAGCCAGGGCTGCTGGGAGCAGTACGCCTCCGGCCGCGCGCTCGTCCGGTACGCGAAGCAGCGCGCCAACGCCACCCCCGAGAACGCGGTGGCGCTGCTCGCGCTCGGCGACGGCACCCCCGAGGGCATCGAGGGCAGGCACATCAGCGAGGCCGCGCGGGCCGGTGACCTGGTGGCCGTCGACGCCTTCCGCGAGCTGGCCCGCTGGGCGGGCGCCGGTCTGGCCGACCTGGCCTCGCTCTTCGACCCGTCGGCGTTCATCGTCGGCGGCGGGGTCTCGGACGAGGGCGACCTCGTCCTCGACCCGATCCGCAAGTCCTTCAAGCGCTGGCTGGTCGGCGGCGCCTGGCGCCCGCACGCCCAGGTGCTGGCCGCGCAGCTCGGCGGCAAGGCCGGGCTCGTCGGCGCGGCGGACCTGGCCCGCCAGGGCTGACACCCGCTGTTGACCGAACTGCCCGCCGCGCCCTCTGTGGCACGGCGGGCAGTCTGGCTATGTTGCGGTGCATGCTGCCGAACTCTGTGACGGAACCCGACGGTTCCGCGGTGATCCGAGCCCTCAGCTACAACGTCCGCTCGATGCGCGACGACGAGGAAGCCCTGGCCCGGGTGATCCGCGCCTGCGCCCCCGACCTGGTGTTCGTCCAGGAGGCCCCGCGGTTCTTCCGCTGGCGCAAGCACGCGGCGCGGCTGGCCGCGAAGACCGACCTGGTGGTGCTGAGCGGGGGCGCCACGGCCGCGGGCCCGCTGCTCCTGTGCTCCCTACGGGCCTTCGTGGAACGGACCGAGGACGTCCTGCTCCCGCGGACCCCGGGCCTGCACCGGAGGGGCTTCGCTACGGCGGTGGTCCGGTTCGGGGCCGCACGGGTCGGGGTCGTCAGCGCCCACCTGTCCCTGGACCGGGCGGAGCGGGCCGCCCAGGCGGGACTGCTCGCCCAGCGGGCGGCGTCGCTGGGGGCGCCGCACGCGATCGTGGCGGCGGACGTGAACGAGGCCCCCGGCGGGCCGGCCTACGGGCGCCTCACCGAGAGCCTGCGCGACTGCTGGACGGTGTCCCCGTGGGGCGGCGAGCGTACCTTCCCGGCGGCGGCGCCGGACCGGCGGATCGACGCCGTCTTCGCCTCGCCGGGGGTGGAGGTGCTGGCCTGCGGCGTTCCCGAGGGCCTGCCCGGAGTCACCCCCCGGGACCTGCACGCCGCCACCGACCACCTCCCGGTGCTGGCCGCCCTCCGCCTCCCGGCACAGGCCGGCGTCTGAGACGCGGGTCCGGGGCGGGTGCTGAGACGCGGGATCCGGGGCGGGAGCGCACCCGGCGCCCGGCCCCGGCGGGTGCGCCCGGACCACGGCGTTCCCACGGCGGCGTTCCCGCCGCGGCTCCTACACCGCGGCACTACACCACGGCGCCGCGCCCCGGATCGTCGTCCTCGTCATCGTCGTGCGACATCCGGGCGACGAGCGTCGCGAAACCGCCCAGGAAGCCGCCGATCCCCAGCGTCGTCAGCCACCACGTCATGTCCCACTGCAACAGCACCGCCACCAGCAGCAGCACCGGCCCGCCCACCACCGCGAGCCACGCGAACTTCGCCGTCGTGTCCGCCGGCGGCAGCTCCGGCTCCGGGGGGACGAAGTGGCCCTCGTCCTTCTCGTCCGGCTCCGCCGGAGTGTGATCGCGCGGCCCGCTCCCGGGCCCCGTGGCGCCCGGACCCACCCCCGGCGCGAACACCACCGAGCTCCCGAGCACCGTCGGCGCCGGCGGCGGCGCGGCCGGAGCCTCCGGCGGCTCCGCGGACGACGCGGCTGCCGGAGGCTCCGGTTCCACGTCCTCCTCCGGCAGCATCAGGTTCTCGATCGGCCGGAACGGCCTCGCCCCCGGCGGGTCCGGCGGCTCCTGCCCGTACCCGGCGACGATCGCCGCCCAGGCCGCCTCCTCGTCCAGCGGGGGGACGCCCCCCGGGGACTCCTCGTGCTCAGCCACCGCTGGCCGCCCCCTCCCTGCCGACGCTCTCCGCGAGCCGTCCGACGAACGCAAAACTGTCCGCGAAGATCCGCTCCGCGTCATGGTCCAACGTCGCGACGTGGTAGCTCTGTTCCAGCAGGGTCTCGGTGACGTCCGTCGACGAGATCCGCGCGAGGATCCGCGCCGAGTCGGCCGGGTTCACGACGTGGTCCTGCACGCTGTGCAGCAGCAGCACCGGCTGCGTGACCTGCGGGAGCTCGGAGTCGACCAGCTTCAGGAACTGCCGCAGCGAGGCCGCCGCCCGGGTCGGGACCCGGGTGTAGCCGATCTCGGAGACGCCCGGCTTGGCGATGTCGCTCGCGATGCCCGGGGTGGACCGCAGGAAGTGCTGCGCGACCGGAAGCGCGAAGGCCATCGGGTCGTTGATCTTGTTGACCGGGTTGACCAGGACGATGCCGCGCACCGCGTCCCCGTGCCGGGCCGCCAGCCGCAGCGTCAGCGCCCCGCCCATCGACAGCCCGAAGACGAACACCTGCGCGCACCGCTCCAGCAGCTCCCGCAGCGCCCGGTCCACCTCGGCGTACCAGTCCTGCCAGCCGGTGAGCTGCATGTCCTGCCACCGCGTCCCGTGCCCGGGCAGCAGCGGCACGGAAACCGTCAGACCCTGCTCGGCCAGGTACTCCGCCCACGGGCGCATGGACTGAGCGGTACTGGTGAAGCCGTGGCAGAGGAGGACACCGACCTCTCCGCCCTCGTGGCGGAACGGCTCGGCTCCAGGGAGGACGGGCACCAGGGTCTCCTTCGACGGGTGGGGGGTGCGTAGCGCTGTGTGACTTCACCGTACGCGACGGGGGTGACACCGACCAGGGTCGTCGCCCCCTCCGCCCCGAGCCAGGGGATATGGTCTGTTCGACAGACACAGGAAGGCGCATCAGTTGATCTACGGCGCAATGAAGTTCTCCATCGGGGGGTCCCTGAAGCTCGCCTTCAGGCCGTGGGTGGAGGGCCTCGAGAACATTCCCGCCGAGGGGCCGGCGATCCTCGCGAGCAACCACCTGTCCTTCTCGGACTCCTTCTTCCTGCCGGCCGTGCTGGACCGCAAGGTCACCTTCATCGCGAAGGCGGAGTACTTCACCTCCCCGGGCGTCAAGGGCAAGCTGACGGCCGCGTTCTTCAAGGGCGTCGGCCAGCTCCCCGTGGACCGCTCCGGCGCGCGCGGCGCGGGCGAAGCGGCGGTCAAGAGCGGTGTCGAGGTCATCGAGCGCGGGGAGCTGTTCGGTATCTACCCGGAGGGGACCCGGTCACCCGACGGCCGCCTCTACCGCGGCAAGCCGGGCGGCCTGGCCCGCGTGGCCCTGGCCACCGGGGCGCCGGTGATCCCCGTCGCGATGATCGACACCGAGAAGATCCAGCCCCCCGGCAAGGTCGTCCCCAAGCTGATGCGCCCCGGCATCCGCATCGGCAAGCCGCTGGACTTCAGCCGCTACCAGGGCATGGACGGGGACCGCTTCATCCTGCGCTCGGTGACCGACGAGGTCATGTACGAGATCATGAAGCTGTCCGGCCAGGAGTACGTCGACATCTACGCGACGGCCGCCAAGCGCCAGATCGCCGACGCGGAGAAGGCCGAGAAGGCCGCGAAGGCCTCCGCCGAGAAGAACGCCGGCAAGAGCGCCGAGAAGGCCGCGGAGTAGAACACGGGCGGCATCGCCCGCACGGGGTGGGTGGGGGAGATGGCGAAACGCGAGCGCGTCGTGCGCATGTCGGTCGAGCAGCCGCTGTGGCGGGCTCTGACCGCCTACCGGCTGCTCACCATGGTCTACGCGGTCCTGCTGTTCGCCTCGGCGTACAGGGACTTCGACCGGCCCTGGATCGCGGCCGGCTACCTCGCCGTACTCTCCGGCTGGACCCTGGCCACCCGCCGCCGGGTGGCGAACGCCGCCAGCTGCACCAAGCGGTTCCTCGGCGCCGACCTCACCGTCGCGCTCGTCGGCGTCCTGCTCACCCCGCTCGCGGACACCCACGAGCGGATCGCCGCGGGCGGCCCCACGCTCCCCTCCATCTGGACGGCGGGCTCCGTCCTCGCCTTCGCCATCAAGGGCGGCTGGCGCTGGGCCGGCTTCGCCTCCACCTTCGTGGCCGTGGCCAACATCGTCGTCCACGGTGGCCGGCCCACCCGCGACACCCTGCACAACGTGCTGCTGGTCTGGGTCGCCTCCATCGCCATCGGATACGTCGTCGAGGTCGCCCGGGCCAGTGAGGCCACCCTGGCCCGCGCCCTGGAGATCGAGGCCGCGACCCGCGAGCGCGAGCGGCTCGCCCGCGACATCCACGACGGGGTCCTCCAGGTCCTCGCCATGGTCCAGCGGCGCGGCACCGAGCTGGGCGGCGAGGCCGCCGAGCTCGGCCGGATGGCCGGGGAACAGGAGGTGGCACTGCGCACCCTGGTCTCCAGCGGGCTGGTGCCCACCTCCCGGATCTGCCGTGACGAGTCGCTCGGCGCCCTGGTGGACGCGTACGAGGTGGAGGAGCCCGGCGGCGACGGGGGCGAGCTGGACCTGCGGAGCCTGCTGGCCCCGCACGCCGGATCCCGGGTCAGCTTCGCCGAGCCGGGCACGCCCGTACCGCTGCCGGTGCCGGCGGCGAAGGAGCTGGCCGCGGCCGTCGGGGCGGCCCTGGACAATGTGCGCAAGCACGCCGGCGAGGGGGCCAGGGCCTGGATCCTGGTCGAGGACTGGGGTGACGAGGTGATCGTGACCGTCCGGGACGACGGTCCGGGCATCCCGGCCGGCCGCCTCGACCAGGCCGTGGGCGAGGGCCGGATGGGCGTGGCCCTGTCCATCCGCGGCCGGCTGCGGGACCTCGGCGGCAGCGCCGAGCTGGTGTCCGTCCCCGGGCAGGGCACCGAAGTGGAACTGAAAGTACCGAGGGGGAGGACCCAGTGAGCCAGACCGCCGAGCCGCAGCAGCAGGCGCAGCCGCAGCCGCACGAGATCAAGGTGATGGTCGTCGACGACCACCCGATGTGGCGGGACGCGGTCGCCCGCGACCTCGCCGCCGCCGGCTTCGACGTGGTCGCCACGGCCGGCGACGGCCCCGAGGCCGTCCGCCGGGCCGTGCCCGCCGCCCCCCACGTGCTGGTGCTGGACCTCAACCTGCCCGGCATGCCCGGAGTCCAGGTCTGCAAGGAGCTCGTCGGCGCCAACCCCGCGCTGCGCGTCCTGGTCCTGTCCGCGAGCGGCGAGCACGCCGACGTCCTGGAGGCGGTGAAGTCCGGCGCCACCGGCTACCTGCTGAAGTCCGCGGGGGCCCAGGAGCTGATCGACGCCGTCCGCCGCACCGCCGCCGGCGACCCGGTGTTCACCCCCGGCCTGGCCGGGCTCGTGCTCGGCGAGTACCGGCGCCTGGCCACCGACCCGGCGCCCGCCGCCCCGGACGAGCCGAAGGCCCCCCAGCTGACCGACCGGGAGACCGAGGTGCTGCGGCTGGTGGCCAAGGGGCTCTCGTACAAGCAGATCGCGGAGCGCCTCGTCATCTCGCACCGCACGGTGCAGAACCACGTGCAGAACACCCTCGGCAAGCTCCAGCTGCACAACCGGGTGGAGCTCGTCCGGTACGCGATAGAGCGCGGCCTCGACGACGCCTGAGGGGGCGTCCACCCTCCCGTACGTCGCACTCATGTCCTCGTACGAGTGAACGGGAGGACGCAACGCCCCTTGAATCCGCCGGAATTGACCCTTCCCGGGCACTTGCTGTGACCTGAGTCACCACTAGCGTGACCGCCATGCGGGCTCAGTCTGCTCAGTGGGCCCTGTGGCGAAGGGAGATTCCATGAAGGTCGGAGTGCTGACGGGCGGCGGCGACTGCCCCGGTCTCAACGCGGTCATCCGGGCCGTCGTCCGCAAGGGCACCCAGGAGTACGGGTGCGAGTTCGTCGGGTTCAAGGACGGCTGGCGCGGCGCGGTCGAGGGCGACACCGTCCCGCTCGGCATCCCCGCCGTCCGCGGCATCCTGCCGCGCGGCGGCACCATCCTCGGCTCCTCGCGGACCAACCCGTTCAAGCAGGAGAACGGCGTCCGGCGGATCAAGGAGAACCTCGCCAAGTACGAGGTCGAGGCCCTCGTCGCGATCGGCGGCGAGGACACCCTGGGCGTGGCCGCCAAGCTGTACGGGGAGTACGGGATCCCGTGCGTCGGCGTCCCGAAGACCATCGACAACGACCTGTCGGCCACCGACTACACCTTCGGCTTCGACACGGCGGTGGGCATCGCCACGGAGGCCATCGACCGGCTGCACACCACCGCCGAGTCGCACATGCGGGTGCTGGTCGTCGAGGTGATGGGCCGCCACGCCGGCTGGATCGCCCTGCACTCGGGACTGGCCGGCGGCGCCAACGTCATCCTCATCCCGGAGCAGCGCTTCGACCTGGACCAGGTGTGCGCCTGGGTGACCTCCCGGTTCAAGGCGAGCTACGCGCCGATCGTGGTGGTCGCCGAGGGCGCGATGCCCAAGGACGGGGAGATGGTGCTGAAGGACGCGACCACCGACTCGTTCGGGCACGTCCGGCTGTCGGGCGTGGGGGAGTGGCTGGCCAAGGAGATCGAGGCGCGCACCGGCAAGGAGGCCCGGACCACGGTGCTCGGGCACATCCAGCGCGGCGGTACGCCGAGCGCGTTCGACCGGTGGCTCGCCACGCGGTTCGGGCTGCACGCCATCGACGCCGTGCACGAGGGCGACTTCGGGAAGATGGTCGCGCTGAAGGGGACGGACATCGTGCGGGTGCCGATCGCCGACGCGACGGCGAAGCTGAAGACGGTGGACCCCGCGCTGTACCAGGAGGTCGGGGTCTTCTTCGGCTGAGCCGGAGTGGGTGGACGGACCATGGCACCACGCGGCCGGGCGGAGGTCGCAGAACACGCTCGTCCCGAGTGACGCGAGTTCGCCCCGAGTTCAGGCCGCGGCCATGTGTCCGGCGCGGGCGCATGGCATAGGTTCGCCCCCGTGGACATACCTTCCGCGGCCCGCTGGCTCCTGCTGGCCGCCGCCGCCGCGCAGTTCGTGTACGCCGTACGGGCCCTGCGGCCCGCGCTCCGATCCCGGCCGGGAGCGCGGCTGGACGCATGGCTGGCGTTCGCGGACCCGGCGGTGGGCGTCCCGGTGACGCTGGCGCTGGCCTTCGGGAACCTCCCGGCGTTCCTCGCGGGCATGGCGGTGCTCGGCCCGGTGCTGGCCTGGCAGCTGGTCCGCAGGGTCCTCGCCCGCCGCGGAAAGCCCGGTGAGCCGGCCCCGGCGTAACGACCCCGCCGCGCGGAGCCGGTACGCCGGGCGGCATGCGGCCGGGCCGAGGCCCGCCGGCCCGGGCCGCCTCGCGCCGCCTCGCGCCTAGACCGCGGCCGGG
Protein-coding sequences here:
- a CDS encoding response regulator codes for the protein MVVDDHPMWRDAVARDLAAAGFDVVATAGDGPEAVRRAVPAAPHVLVLDLNLPGMPGVQVCKELVGANPALRVLVLSASGEHADVLEAVKSGATGYLLKSAGAQELIDAVRRTAAGDPVFTPGLAGLVLGEYRRLATDPAPAAPDEPKAPQLTDRETEVLRLVAKGLSYKQIAERLVISHRTVQNHVQNTLGKLQLHNRVELVRYAIERGLDDA
- a CDS encoding 6-phosphofructokinase is translated as MKVGVLTGGGDCPGLNAVIRAVVRKGTQEYGCEFVGFKDGWRGAVEGDTVPLGIPAVRGILPRGGTILGSSRTNPFKQENGVRRIKENLAKYEVEALVAIGGEDTLGVAAKLYGEYGIPCVGVPKTIDNDLSATDYTFGFDTAVGIATEAIDRLHTTAESHMRVLVVEVMGRHAGWIALHSGLAGGANVILIPEQRFDLDQVCAWVTSRFKASYAPIVVVAEGAMPKDGEMVLKDATTDSFGHVRLSGVGEWLAKEIEARTGKEARTTVLGHIQRGGTPSAFDRWLATRFGLHAIDAVHEGDFGKMVALKGTDIVRVPIADATAKLKTVDPALYQEVGVFFG
- a CDS encoding lysophospholipid acyltransferase family protein — translated: MKFSIGGSLKLAFRPWVEGLENIPAEGPAILASNHLSFSDSFFLPAVLDRKVTFIAKAEYFTSPGVKGKLTAAFFKGVGQLPVDRSGARGAGEAAVKSGVEVIERGELFGIYPEGTRSPDGRLYRGKPGGLARVALATGAPVIPVAMIDTEKIQPPGKVVPKLMRPGIRIGKPLDFSRYQGMDGDRFILRSVTDEVMYEIMKLSGQEYVDIYATAAKRQIADAEKAEKAAKASAEKNAGKSAEKAAE
- a CDS encoding alpha/beta hydrolase, whose protein sequence is MPVLPGAEPFRHEGGEVGVLLCHGFTSTAQSMRPWAEYLAEQGLTVSVPLLPGHGTRWQDMQLTGWQDWYAEVDRALRELLERCAQVFVFGLSMGGALTLRLAARHGDAVRGIVLVNPVNKINDPMAFALPVAQHFLRSTPGIASDIAKPGVSEIGYTRVPTRAAASLRQFLKLVDSELPQVTQPVLLLHSVQDHVVNPADSARILARISSTDVTETLLEQSYHVATLDHDAERIFADSFAFVGRLAESVGREGAASGG
- the macS gene encoding MacS family sensor histidine kinase, with amino-acid sequence MAKRERVVRMSVEQPLWRALTAYRLLTMVYAVLLFASAYRDFDRPWIAAGYLAVLSGWTLATRRRVANAASCTKRFLGADLTVALVGVLLTPLADTHERIAAGGPTLPSIWTAGSVLAFAIKGGWRWAGFASTFVAVANIVVHGGRPTRDTLHNVLLVWVASIAIGYVVEVARASEATLARALEIEAATRERERLARDIHDGVLQVLAMVQRRGTELGGEAAELGRMAGEQEVALRTLVSSGLVPTSRICRDESLGALVDAYEVEEPGGDGGELDLRSLLAPHAGSRVSFAEPGTPVPLPVPAAKELAAAVGAALDNVRKHAGEGARAWILVEDWGDEVIVTVRDDGPGIPAGRLDQAVGEGRMGVALSIRGRLRDLGGSAELVSVPGQGTEVELKVPRGRTQ
- a CDS encoding endonuclease/exonuclease/phosphatase family protein, which encodes MLRCMLPNSVTEPDGSAVIRALSYNVRSMRDDEEALARVIRACAPDLVFVQEAPRFFRWRKHAARLAAKTDLVVLSGGATAAGPLLLCSLRAFVERTEDVLLPRTPGLHRRGFATAVVRFGAARVGVVSAHLSLDRAERAAQAGLLAQRAASLGAPHAIVAADVNEAPGGPAYGRLTESLRDCWTVSPWGGERTFPAAAPDRRIDAVFASPGVEVLACGVPEGLPGVTPRDLHAATDHLPVLAALRLPAQAGV
- a CDS encoding ROK family glucokinase, which encodes MGLTIGVDIGGTKIAAGVVDEEGTILETYKVPTPPTADGVTDAICAAVSEVSSSHSIEAVGIGAAGYVDDKRATVLFAPNINWRHEPLKDKVEQRIGLPVVVENDANCAAWGEYRFGAGQGHEDVICITLGTGLGGGIIIGNKLRRGRFGVAAEFGHIRVVPDGLLCGCGSQGCWEQYASGRALVRYAKQRANATPENAVALLALGDGTPEGIEGRHISEAARAGDLVAVDAFRELARWAGAGLADLASLFDPSAFIVGGGVSDEGDLVLDPIRKSFKRWLVGGAWRPHAQVLAAQLGGKAGLVGAADLARQG
- a CDS encoding DUF5304 domain-containing protein, with protein sequence MSEATDRPTDDAWAKACAEDLAAEQERRRAREGAGDAGGGAGTGTAAEELFKLFEAVADKVSALNNPLLGAAAQGAVRQFVNQAKAAAKPVVERNPEVFDHLAAAGSELLAAYRSAVEGHERRWTRDEPAPGTPPDRPSGDHTDPRDEGGGGPTQRIDLD